The following is a genomic window from Pedobacter sp. KBS0701.
GGCTGCCGCTGCCATCAGGTTTACACACAAAGCTGTGGCGCCTTGAAAAACCTAAAAATGAAATGCTGTTCTTGCCATTTAGCCCCGGGTGAAGTATTACCCTGCAGGCTGAGGTACGAAGCCGAAGCGTATAAGCGGAACACGGGAACTAACTTGCTTACTTGCACCGGCATTGCGCTCCAAAAAAATAAGATGCTGATAAACTCAGTATATACATTTTTTGTTATTTGGAAATGAAAGGGCGGTTTTTTCATGGTGGAGGGTAGTCCTGCTGTTCGCTGTAGCCCTCATTCTTCGGGGCTGCCGCTGCCATCAGGTTTAATAACAGCGTACGTGCACCCTGAAACCCAAAAATGGTTACCTCATGTCACTAAGTTAAAGGTTTTAATCACAGATGCACACGGATAAACAAGGATTTTATATCTGTGTACATCCTTTTTATCTGTGGTTAAATTATGCCTACCTGCGCCGCGGGCTTAACTTAATGACATTGAGCGTTACCCTGCAGGCCAGGAGGAATCCCGATTCTTCGGGAAAGCGCAATACGCGAATTAACTTATTTAATTGCACAGGCATTGTGCTAGATCCTGGCGAAACTTGCGGAGTTTTGCTTGTGCTCTTGGCCTTATAAACTTCGCAAGTTGGGCCGTGTGCTAATGCGAAGCGAAAAACTTCAGTCCTGCAATTGATCCGATAAGTGTGCAGATAAAAAATATCCGCCAAAAGGTTGCCGGTTCGTTAAAATAGACAATGCCGATAATTACTGTTCCTACAGCACCAATACCTGTCCAAACGGCATAAGCAGTTCCCATGGGTAAAGTTTGGGTTGCTTTATTTAGCAATAAGAAACTTAAAATTATACAGGCAAAAAAAGCGGTACTCCATTTTATATTCGAAAAATTGTTTGATAATTTAAGACAGGTAGTAAAGCCAACTTCGAAAAGGCCGGCTATAATTAAGATAATCCAGTTCATGATAAATGTGTTTCTGCAAAATTACGACACATTTCTCGGGCAACATTTTACAAATGTTAAAAAATGAGTTTATTTATAGGTGGCCCTGATCCGGCTCAAAGTAACCTGAGTTACACCCAGGTAAGAGGCGATGTGTTTTAGGGCCACCCTTTTAATCAGCTCCGGCGATTGTGCTATAAACTCCTGATAACGCTCTGCAGCGCCTTTAAAGGCCCTGTCGATTAATCGTCTTTCAGTAGCAATTAATTCCTGTTCGGCTATTTTTCTGCCCCAGTTGGCAATTTCGAGATTGCGTTTGTAAAGCGAAAAGAGGTCGCTTAACTTTATTTGTAATAAAGTGCTGTTTTCTAACAGTTCAATATTTTCGTAACCTGGGCGGTTGTTAATATAGCCGTTAAACGAAAAAAGTACATCACCATTTTGTCCAAACCAAAAGGTAATCTGCTGGTTTTCGCCATCGCAATATGCGCGGGCAATACCTTTTTCAAGAATATAGAAATGAGATTCTATCTTATCGGCACCGATAATGATCGTTCCTTTTTTGTGTTTGATATGCTTGATATGTATATTGAACTCACGCAATGAATCATCACTTAATGAGGCAAAAACGGCTATATTTTTAAGTTTTTCAATCAAAATTTAAGACTCTGAAACAAAAATAGCAATGTTTTAGGTGTGTATGGTTTGGGGATCGATAAATTATATTGATTATTTTCCTTTTTAAAGACCTGGTGATTGAGAATTGGTAATTGAACATTTTTCGCCCTGGGGTGTAACCTGATTAAAAAGTATGTAGTCATAATACACAGAACGCGGTTCAATAGAAAATAAATAGAATATTAACACATAAAAAAATTATAATTATGAACGGTATATTAGTTCCCATCTCACTTTTTTTAGGCGGATTCGCAATGGTATTTGGAATCCGTTATTTATCAAATAAAGAGAAAATGGCAATGATTGAACGTGGACTCGATCCGGGCGTTGGTAAATCGGCACCAAGACCTTATTTAAGTTTGAAGTTTGGTTTATTACTCGTGGGTTTGGGTATTGGCCTGCTTACAGCCCTCGCAGTAGTAAGAAATATGTTTGGTGGAGAAATGACTGAAGCAGAAACCTCACAAGCTGTAGCAGTTTATTTTGGTTGCCTGGGTGTTTTTGGTGGTTTAGGCTTAATTGTTTCCTTCGTGATCGAAAAGAAAGCGATTGAGAAAGATAAATTCTAGCCAGGCGTGAAACTAAAACAGACCAGTATCCTCCGGGGCTTCCTTTCTATGCTTTACTGCTGCCTGCTCATGCCGGTAGCAGTAAAGGCCCAAAAGCTGAATGATCAGATTGATAGTTTAATCATGACTGTAATCTCAGATAAGCAAGGACCCGGAGGTGCATTTATGATTGTCCAAAAAGGAAAGGTAATTTACCAAAAGGCTTTTGGGAAGGCTAACCTTGAGCTGGATGTTAACCTTAGTACAGAAAGTGTTTTTCAGCTAGGCTCTATGACCAAGCAATTTACCGCTGTAGCAGTATTGCTTTTAGAGCAGCAGGGCAAATTAAAGGTAAGCGATCCCATTTCGAAATACATTCCAGATTACCCTGCCGGTGATAAAATAACCATACATCATTTGCTTACGCATACTTCAGGCATTAAAGATTTTACCAAAATGAAGACTTTGGCGGATATAGCTCAAAAGGAGATGACACCTAAAATGATGTTAGATTTTTTTAAGAACGAACCTGTTGATTTTGCACCCGGCGAACGTTTTGACTATAATAATTCTGGCTATGTGCTCCTAGGCTACCTGATCGAACTCGTTTCGGGCGATACTTATGCCAATTTTATTCAGCAGCATATTTTTGATCGGCTTGGTATGGATCATTCTTATTACGCCAGCGACAAAAAAGTGATTTATAACAGGGCTTATGGTTACCAGAAGAAAGCGAATGGTTATGTAAACAAGACGGCTATTAGCTTTAGCGTTCCTTTTGCGTCAGGTGCTTTAATGTCTACTTTGGGCGATTTGCTCAAATGGCAGAATGCCTTAAGCCATAATAAGCTGTTAAACACGACCGAAACGCAGCTGGCTTTTTCACGCTATAAAGTAAATAACGGAGAATTGTTCAATTATGGTTATGGCTGGCACATTAAAGAGTCTGACGGTTTACCTGTAAGGACACATGGAGGTAGTATCTTCGGGTTTAAAAGTATGGGTGTTTATGTACCAGACGAAGATATTTATGTAGTTGGGCTCACCAACTGTGATTGCAATTCGCCAACCCTACTTACCGAAAATATAGCCAGACTGATTATAACTGAAACGTTAAAAAGTAAGTAAGCCGTTATTTATTGCGGTTTAACAATTATGGCCACCGTTAAGCGGCTAATGCAACTCATTTTTCCGCGTTCATCATAAATTTTAATTTCCCAAACATGCGTTTTGGCGCCAACATGCAAAGGTTTGCAGATTCCTTTTACCAAACCGCTTTTCACCGGTCGCAAATGGTTGGCGTTTACCTCTAAACCAACAGCAACATATTTCTCCGGGTTTATGCACATATAAGAAGCAATGCTGCCCAGGGTTTCGGCCAAAACTACCGAAGCCCCTCCATGCAGTATGCCCGCAGGCTGGTGCGTGCGCTCATCAACAGGCATGGTGCCAACAAGAAAATCTTCGCCTATTTCAGTAAAGCGGATATCAAGCAAAGCACCCAGGTGGTTTTTGGGGCGTTCATTTAAGTCTTCAATGGTAAAATCTTTAAACCACATGATAGCGTTCTTTTAAAATGGAAACATGGTGGATAATGTGTCCTCCAACAATAAACAGAATCGATTTTATATTAATTTCCCTGCCTGATGCAATTCCTTTTCTATTTAATTCTTCTTCGTTTAAAGATTTAAAAAGGTATAAGTTGGCTTTACGCAGTGCGATAAACTCTTCAATCAGATCTTCCAGATCGCGCTGAGCAAAGCGGGCATTCAGGACGTAGTCATCTTCCTCAAAACCTGGCAAAGGCTGCTGTTCTTTTCGGGCAAAACAGGTAATTCGGTAAGCAAATACACGTTCAGCATCAATAATATGACCTAACATTTCTTTCAGTGTCCATTTACCTTCGGCATAAGCATAATCAGCTTTACCGGCGTTCGCCCTAAACAGGGCTGGAAGACTTTGGATCTGATCGTTTAAAATTTCGAAAATATCTCGATCAACTTTACTGATATAGGCTTCGCCCCAAGTTGGATATTCGTTATGCTGTGGTCGGTTCATATCTTAAACTGCTTTTTAATATTATTCTAAAAGTTGTGCCTTTACCCAGTTCAGAGTCTTTTACAAAAATTTCTCCACTGTGGTAATTTTCTACTATACGTTTGGTAAGCGATAAACCCAAGCCCCAGCCACGTTTACGGGTGGTATAGCCGGGTTGAAAAACCGCATCGAACTTAGATCTTGGAATGCCCTTTCCGGTATCACTCACATCGATAAATACCTGCTCTTTGGCTAAATTTTCGATAATATTGATG
Proteins encoded in this region:
- a CDS encoding multidrug efflux SMR transporter; translated protein: MNWIILIIAGLFEVGFTTCLKLSNNFSNIKWSTAFFACIILSFLLLNKATQTLPMGTAYAVWTGIGAVGTVIIGIVYFNEPATFWRIFFICTLIGSIAGLKFFASH
- a CDS encoding Crp/Fnr family transcriptional regulator gives rise to the protein MIEKLKNIAVFASLSDDSLREFNIHIKHIKHKKGTIIIGADKIESHFYILEKGIARAYCDGENQQITFWFGQNGDVLFSFNGYINNRPGYENIELLENSTLLQIKLSDLFSLYKRNLEIANWGRKIAEQELIATERRLIDRAFKGAAERYQEFIAQSPELIKRVALKHIASYLGVTQVTLSRIRATYK
- a CDS encoding DUF6249 domain-containing protein, with amino-acid sequence MNGILVPISLFLGGFAMVFGIRYLSNKEKMAMIERGLDPGVGKSAPRPYLSLKFGLLLVGLGIGLLTALAVVRNMFGGEMTEAETSQAVAVYFGCLGVFGGLGLIVSFVIEKKAIEKDKF
- a CDS encoding serine hydrolase; amino-acid sequence: MKLKQTSILRGFLSMLYCCLLMPVAVKAQKLNDQIDSLIMTVISDKQGPGGAFMIVQKGKVIYQKAFGKANLELDVNLSTESVFQLGSMTKQFTAVAVLLLEQQGKLKVSDPISKYIPDYPAGDKITIHHLLTHTSGIKDFTKMKTLADIAQKEMTPKMMLDFFKNEPVDFAPGERFDYNNSGYVLLGYLIELVSGDTYANFIQQHIFDRLGMDHSYYASDKKVIYNRAYGYQKKANGYVNKTAISFSVPFASGALMSTLGDLLKWQNALSHNKLLNTTETQLAFSRYKVNNGELFNYGYGWHIKESDGLPVRTHGGSIFGFKSMGVYVPDEDIYVVGLTNCDCNSPTLLTENIARLIITETLKSK
- a CDS encoding hotdog fold thioesterase, with the translated sequence MWFKDFTIEDLNERPKNHLGALLDIRFTEIGEDFLVGTMPVDERTHQPAGILHGGASVVLAETLGSIASYMCINPEKYVAVGLEVNANHLRPVKSGLVKGICKPLHVGAKTHVWEIKIYDERGKMSCISRLTVAIIVKPQ
- a CDS encoding DinB family protein, yielding MNRPQHNEYPTWGEAYISKVDRDIFEILNDQIQSLPALFRANAGKADYAYAEGKWTLKEMLGHIIDAERVFAYRITCFARKEQQPLPGFEEDDYVLNARFAQRDLEDLIEEFIALRKANLYLFKSLNEEELNRKGIASGREINIKSILFIVGGHIIHHVSILKERYHVV